One genomic window of Pocillopora verrucosa isolate sample1 chromosome 8, ASM3666991v2, whole genome shotgun sequence includes the following:
- the LOC131787994 gene encoding nucleosome-remodeling factor subunit BPTF-like: MKRGRGRPPKNKVQSSNSPDVSSAINQHGGHRSPRVSSSMAIKTRGYSGTTPRKYYGMESSDSDSDNESISSHGSSISNTTSSKTRYVEPLKVVTPLILPPSSDDLLLEPECILQALGIYEVLRHFSRIVRLSPFRFEDFCGAIQTPEQSSLLAQIHIALLRFLLSEDDASGLTFVATDEKDSFNILSYYLGDFTWPELIRSYISSDKTEFGDTVTAVSGHDEDPFPFTTVENRLKVLQRLCDQFLASNSVRYDIMNEGIVESEDHCRNCCKMGDLLCCESCPAVYHLHCLKPPLEVVPEGDWLCPVCEAHQIKGVTDCLPDWNREGWLRNAPLGVDREGRKYWFLARRLFVEGCDETLYYSCKAHLDELLSSLEEDGKEKRLISVLRIKYKTMVKHMEMTEALTEASRGNLPSGLTKTRPKQIKMKEVEKTTSPVKEEKDQENDGELEVSEEKLAAAESQQHTADPVVDSGVPSSSKPLPASAILTFIPDNEVKKIVTMPQVENNNSLDVDKQMVLRERRTTGQESPFTRKRPTLSSFETEGEAKSIVPTGACPEESMSASSSDDIDTDLVEEKELVKQSSIMMSIGEEKGSWKVSASGESLKETKEPIAPESTVRKEENKSSGLSENSMLSERTSGDKMEEEKGLLKNPISESDVKPKFSKSQKEIISQTKTVGKSETPSSSAANDSKTLSVSRKSVEKDTKPATVSSVTHPTKSSTADDAVTAVQQTKPEPVFRLGSEANYSSYVNQFTSNPLALTKQQQLEQRDKKRSVTNKFSLVDYKWHGDVSGSKDVILNTLRFSIVGLENSIASTFMHPSWPVQRSTWVRAVHLSKTPKEFAAALSFLESSIRPICYLPVWNDAVGHVELHRMVSEAKQAGTKKKDHKEEEEEPELEHKGFVNYTWVPHHQIWKQKGEEYRLFGGGGWVWTSGLQLRKRKRPNNEKDSFVSKKRRLLDTTNKIVAFKEAKRKEALKKEADRVVRVAARTSSSQAEPVSVEKTTRAPQIVTTSTTTLVAVPAAQMQTAVTTSCATLLKSTAPQTAQSTTITTATKPAQNLVSVQRGASLTSSTQGPITALRMVQPVTTVACTTPAKTPVTLQNDAMSTSSTSVQSAGPQKGQATTTTTVTPVTAESGVTSTCATLAQPSEQNVSKQTLAPSFPSLNTSSTSMLKAAVSSKMSPNLSKVVSQTDSLKISSHQPSVSLLSIREPVSSPTSSEETTSSLSQEASSSLQTPFSSLTHPSSTLPSEMPSSVLQTNGQIPSSTTSSTPLVVSCNSLDLAQSLSTSSAQGSQTINSPSECPTLPQPSTSTNRVSTEAAVEASPVPPTAILRDSSPSLDSSPSPSVLNIAGDHDNHHQSLGDDRKPNALMPEKITHSQDHVTNSTKQDNALSNLESQGITHESSCSVKDSDTFSNKTGHGMSDQGRTEDKLCAFENKPVDTTQGTEVSSTDSVDVPHEQESIDIARENMRNGAENLAGQKGVPLKTMDHHSTKEVQMEDTVGQMQSLEDSGSVEGQEKTSVKSNLSCHEVSSTNDDLLDCQKGHSASSEEFVSKKEQIKDFKKELPAIEKTAGVCFSNNETICGSEMLPASQTSDVLANELLSQDNDAKDFKEGDGSLNVTEKKTDDKLDLKTAIEGSLEDSDVNFSDIPAHEEVGFAASNDLMVNKEDNLSHSDSSKPYTTCKLHEESLLDNDITTSVSESRVKIAKVPSETSCSELTRAIEMESTIPLDRARKSKQTSRETEASEGNISQTDPEQSTMRNDHSASTGNESSDVIDTNATTCHAATVSQGTDESQSLKNADENSSINSKTSSNSTEIGNADPEKSCIFTEEPMDVDATNPSSKHISCKASLSQSSTCNTKEQPMDIDVTTASSSETAPLTSIALSKNTGPGSQSASSIEKSTNSSSSTNQESSVQNDIGAKTNIESLSGTVTTDMCSTAALPSASLPLSSGPAKTETTGEQLPEKRTQVSCPLPSTTTSVLPTTSPPVSKSQQPQVLVSAVTPASHCPSPVTPVASTLQPAAVVSVKTTTSLSTQPAASTESSSTASVSRRVVLGGSQGIAMGQSPVVPSAQSVPVKVVAASPTVLTTTVTRGIAPQKTAITVRPQGQASHYIPIGPKPILPSPRPPGVATGVQGSSVVRISTQPAAASRQQTNLAPVNSIAALVASIPTSGATIGPTQLIKLVTPDGKTLTLQGSQLAAIAQQAASPMGLAVPKTITVQVATTAVQQNSPATVQKTIGVKTPGASITVQRTQPQVALAKPQVVITAKAPPSKLVKEEKFPSLEPLTKDPRVLLNRRLAKWPLRHSVKSVFALRKHERRKLGRKAGMKEVNGFSYTSRGVVKHWPAGIPRPSFKVAWRFRTQSLKTLAGAGLQLRILQSCLKWEEMNIRPPRGNSNTVYTSSGTTTTEITDRKFVSLDGLCCKYLVRKTVRTLTKPMAEPPRPAPTKSKRGRTLRPKIVLQPDDEDEASVPSGPRILEAWYPEAKLELWEIRQYHERIDRERALEREKKEQEEAIRRAAEMRAAALQRKQQEQQTRQQQQHLLKMNKKKVQNAIKTQQRKGTGNKPIVVNQPVTLKPAVTPPVPLGALRRTLPAVRPAVPKPSGIQSAGLRPQIIPRPTVANSTQSVQWLQPKPQVSQRVPTSVIPNNASRAAGTPLQGGLASNTVTRPAPAVPLSTVAGVRSNPMATSRMKHSSKDQVKQTVKTKSRKGGGAMPMLHHKKYVTLESRQDVNRLAICRKVLDGILDKIDRNEDAERKKEEKKRAKEENQALRLERQKANKLSILLQKRKEALKRELMRKRDLLERDLILELQQQQQTIKNKRKQGATERRNSQSTPEGPKAKKKKIEEERLFCICKKPYDPSQFYIGCDMCANWFHGSCVQISPDVARSMDEWTCAECAQARRGVEEEELYCLCRQPYDEKKFYIGCDKCQDWFHGACVGITPVEAENIEYYTCPRCTQSQAQANKQPLTGKDYDSLKRLHRSLQSHKMAWPFLEGVNADEVPEYYDVITDPMDLSKVEERLNSKSYSCLESFVGDVTKIFDNCRYFNQRDSPYYRCAEVLESFFVQKLRALKTRK; this comes from the exons ATGAAGAGAGGAAGGGGACGGCCACCTAAAAATAAGGTTCAAAGCTCAAATTCGCCAGATGTCTCGAGTGCAATCAACCAACATGGCGGACACCGCAGTCCGCGTGTCTCTTCTTCTATGGCCATTAAAACTCGGGGTTATAGCGGAACAACACCACGTAAATACTACGGGATGGAATCTTCCGATTCCGATAGCGACAATGAATCTATTTCTAGTCATGGATCTTCCATTTCAAACACTACCAGCTCTAAAACTCGTTATGTCGAGCCCTTGAAAGTGGTAACTCCTCTAATTTTACCGCCGTCTTCTGACGATCTATTGCTCGAGCCAGAGTGTATTTTGCAAGCGTTAGGGATTTACGAGGTTTTAAGACATTTTAGTCGCATAGTACGACTCTCCCCCTTTAGATTTGAAGACTTTTGCGGGGCAATCCAAACTCCGGAACAATCTTCGTTACTTGCACAAATTCACATCGCTCTACTACGCTTTTTGTTGTCTGAGGATGATGCGAGTGGCTTGACATTCGTTGCTACCGACGAAAAAGACAGCTTCAACATTCTCTCCTACTACTTAGGTGACTTTACTTGGCCTGAACTTATTAGAAGCTACATCTCGTCAGATAAGACCGAATTTGGAGACACGGTTACGGCTGTTAGTGGACATGATGAAGATCCGTTCCCTTTTACAACAGTCGAGAACAGATTGAAGGTTCTCCAGCGACTTTGTGATCAATTCTTGGCCTCTAATTCAGTCAGATACGACATAATGAATGAAGGAATAGTCGAATCAGAGGATCATTGTCGCAATTGCTGCAAAATGGGCGATTTACTGTGCTGTGAAAGTTGTCCTGCAGTTTACCATCTTCACTGCCTGAAGCCGCCGTTAGAAGTGGTTCCCGAAGGCGATTGGCTGTGTCCCGTATGCGAGGCTCACCAAATCAAAGGTGTCACGGACTGTTTACCTGATTGGAACAGAGAAGGTTGGCTAAGAAACGCCCCTTTAGGGGTAGACAGGGAAGGAAGAAAGTACTGGTTCTTAGCCAGACGTTTGTTTGT GGAAGGTTGTGACGAGACACTGTACTACAGCTGCAAAGCTCACCTGGATGAACTGTTGAGCTCTCTGGAAGAGGATGGAAAGGAGAAAAGGCTAATTTCTGTTCTTAGAATCAAGTACAAAACCATGGTGAAACACATGGAAATGACAGAAGCTCTTACAGAGGCTTCAAGAG GAAATCTTCCCTCTGGTCTCACCAAAACAAGACCAAAACAGattaaaatgaaagaagtaGAAAAGACAACTTCACCtgtaaaagaggaaaaagaccAGGAGAATGATGGAGAGTTGGAAGTCTCAGAGGAAAAACTTGCTGCTG CGGAATCACAACAACACACTGCAGATCCAGTGGTGGACAGTGGGGTACCTTCATCATCAAAGCCTCTTCCAGCATCAGCTATCCTCACATTCATCCCAGACAATGAAGTGAAAAAGATTGTCACTATGCCTCAGGTTGAAAATAACAATAGTCTTGATGTGGATAAACAGATGGTGCTAAGGGAGAGAAGGACAACAGGCCAAGAAAGTCCTTTCACTCGGAAAAGGCCTACATTGTCTTCCTTTGAAACAGAAGGAGAAGCTAAAAGTATTGTACCTACAGGTGCTTGTCCGGAGGAATCCATGTCTGCTTCAAGTTCAGATGATATTGATACTGATTTAGTGGAGGAAAAGGAACTTGTCAAACAATCTTCAATTATGATGTCAATTGGTGAAGAAAAGGGTAGTTGGAAGGTGTCAGCTTCTGGTGAGTccctgaaagaaacaaaagagcCAATTGCTCCTGAAAGCACTGTgaggaaggaagaaaataagTCGTCTGGCTTATCTGAAAATAGCATGTTGTCAGAAAGGACTTCTGGTGATAAAATGGAAGAAGAGAAAGGTCTGTTAAAGAACCCAATTTCTGAATCGGATGTCAAACCTAAGTTCAGCAAGAGCCAGAAAGAGATAATTTCACAAACTAAAACTGTTGGAAAGAGTGAGACTCCTTCATCCTCTGCAGCAAATGACAGCAAGACTCTGTCTGTTAGTCGTAAATCAGTTGAGAAGGACACAAAGCCTGCCACAGTATCCTCTGTTACTCACCCAACAAAGTCAAGTACTGCAGATGATGCAGTCACTGCTGTTCAACAAACTAAGCCAGAACCAGTATTTAGGCTTGGCTCAGAAGCAAATTACTCCTCCTATGTCAATCAGTTTACAAGTAATCCCCTAGCTCTGACCAAACAACAGCAGTTGGAGCAGAGAGATAAAAAGCGGAGCGTCACAAACAAATTTAGCCTTGTTGACTATAAGTGGCATGGGGATGTTAGTGGAAGTAAAGATGTCATTTTAAACACTTTGCGGTTTTCCATAGTTGGGCTTGAAAATTCCATAGCTTCAACCTTCATGCACCCTTCTTGGCCAGTGCAGCGTTCCACCTGGGTAAGAGCAGTTCATTTGTCAAAGACACCTAAAGAATTTGCTGCAGCTTTATCTTTTCTGGAGAGCTCAATACGACCAATCTGTTATCTACCTGTGTGGAATGATGCAGTTGGCCATGTGGAGCTGCATCGCATGGTGTCTGAAGCCAAGCAGGCtggaacaaaaaagaaagatcataaggaagaagaagaagagccTGAGCTAGAACATAAAGGATTCG TGAATTACACATGGGTGCCACACcaccaaatttggaaacaaaagggTGAGGAGTACAGACTGTTTGGAGGAGGAGGCTGGGTGTGGACAAGTGGTTTACAGCTGCGGAAAAGGAAACGTCCAAATAATGAAAAGGACAGCTTTGTTAGCAAAAAACGAAGACTTTTGGACACTACAAATAAAATTGTAGCATTTAAAGAAGCCAAAAGGAAGGAAGCATTAAAAAAGGAAGCGGACAGGGTTGTTAGGGTCGCTGCACGAACATCCTCTTCACAAGCTGAGCCTGTTTCAGTAGAGAAAACTACGAGAGCCCCTCAAATAGTCACGACTAGTACAACAACCCTTGTTGCGGTACCAGCAGCACAAATGCAAACTGCAGTTACCACGTCATGTGCTACTTTATTAAAATCAACAGCACCTCAGACAGCTCAGTCTACTACAATCACCACCGCGACAAAGCCAGCACAAAATCTTGTTTCCGTTCAACGTGGAGCTTCTCTAACCTCTTCAACTCAAGGACCAATAACAGCTCTTCGAATGGTCCAACCTGTTACTACTGTTGCTTGTACAACGCCAGCAAAAACTCCTGTCACACTTCAAAATGACGCCATGTCAACGTCTTCAACATCAGTTCAATCAGCCGGTCCTCAAAAGGGCCAAGctacaacaacaactactgTTACTCCAGTCACGGCTGAAAGTGGCGTCACATCAACATGCGCAACTTTAGCACAGCCATCTGAGCAAAATGTCTCGAAACAGACGTTGGCACCCTCTTTTCCTTCTCTCAATACTTCTAGTACTTCAATGCTCAAGGCTGCCGTGTCATCTAAAATGTCTCCTAATCTTTCTAAAGTTGTTTCACAGACTGATAGCCTTAAAATTTCTTCTCATCAACCATCCGTTAGCCTGTTATCAATACGTGAACCAGTCTCTTCACCTACGTCATCTGAAGAAACTACGAGTTCATTGTCACAAGAAGCTTCCTCGTCTCTTCAAACTCCTTTCAGTAGTCTCACTCATCCATCGTCCACGCTGCCATCAGAGATGCCCTCTTCAGTTCTACAGACGAATGGGCAGATCCCCTCGAGTACAACCTCATCCACTCCACTGGTTGTCTCATGTAATTCTCTCGATCTTGCACAGTCTTTGTCAACCTCCTCGGCTCAAGGTTCTCAGACAATCAATTCCCCCAGTGAATGTCCAACTCTACCACAGCCATCAACCTCAACCAACCGTGTCTCCACTGAGGCAGCTGTTGAAGCGTCTCCAGTTCCACCTACTGCTATACTAAGGGATTCCTCCCCAAGTCTGGATTCTTCACCTTCGCCAAGTGTTTTAAACATAGCCGGGGACCATGATAATCATCATCAATCACTGGGAGACGATCGTAAACCTAATGCTTTAATGCCGGAGAAAATTACACATTCTCAAGACCATGTGACAAATTCTACGAAACAGGATAATGCCTTGTCTAATTTGGAGTCGCAAGGAATTACCCATGAATCGTCTTGCTCTGTTAAAGATTCAGACACATTCTCGAATAAAACTGGGCATGGAATGTCAGATCAGGGTAGAACAGAAGATAAGTTATGTGCCTTTGAGAATAAACCAGTTGATACTACGCAAGGAACTGAAGTTTCATCAACAGATTCAGTAGATGTTCCACATGAACAGGAATCCATAGATATTGCAAGGGAGAACATGCGAAATGGGGCTGAAAATTTGGCGGGCCAAAAAGGTGTACCTCTGAAAACGATGGATCACCATTCCACGAAGGAAGTACAGATGGAAGATACTGTGGGACAAATGCAGTCTCTTGAGGATAGTGGGTCAGTCGAGGGTCAAGAAAAAACTTCGGTGAAGAGCAATTTGAGTTGCCATGAGGTTTCCTCAACTAATGACGATTTACTTGACTGTCAAAAGGGACATTCAGCGTCCtcagaagaatttgtgtcaaaaaaggaacaaattaagGACTTTAAAAAGGAGCTTCCAGCAATAGAGAAGACGGCCGGCGTTTGTTTTAGCAACAACGAGACTATTTGTGGTAGCGAGATGTTGCCGGCAAGTCAAACCTCTGATGTCCTTGCCAATGAGCTTCTGTCACAAGACAATGACGCAAAAGATTTCAAAGAAGGAGATGGATCATTAAAtgtgactgaaaagaaaacagatgaTAAACTCGATCTAAAAACTGCTATAGAAGGTAGTTTAGAAGATTCAGACGTAAATTTTAGCGACATTCCCGCGCATGAGGAGGTTGGCTTTGCGGCAAGCAATGATTTGATGGTTAACAAAGAGGACAATCTTTCACACTCTGATAGTAGTAAACCGTATACCACTTGTAAACTCCATGAAGAGTCCCTGTTGGATAATGATATAACAACAAGTGTCTCCGAATCAAGAGTTAAAATTGCTAAGGTTCCTTCTGAAACGTCTTGTTCAGAATTAACTCGAGCTATTGAGATGGAATCTACAATTCCGCTTGATCGCGCCAGAAAAAGCAAACAGACCTCGAGAGAAACTGAAGCGTCTGAAGGCAATATAAGTCAAACGGACCCTGAACAGAGTACAATGCGCAATGATCATTCAGCCAGTACTGGAAATGAGAGCAGTGATGTAATCGATACGAATGCAACGACTTGTCATGCAGCAACGGTTTCTCAAGGGACCGACGAGTCGCAGTCTTTGAAGAATGCAGACGAGAATTCCTCTATTAACTCTAAAACCTCATCCAATTCTACTGAGATTGGTAATGCTGATCCCGAAAAGAGCTGCATCTTTACAGAGGAACCGATGGACGTTGATGCGACCAACCCGTCGTCTAAACATATCTCTTGTAAAGCTTCATTATCTCAGTCAAGTACTTGCAATACTAAAGAGCAACCTATGGATATTGATGTTACCACAGCGTCATCTTCAGAAACAGCACCTTTGACTAGTATTGCTTTATCAAAAAATACAGGCCCTGGATCTCAATCTGCATCGAGTATAGAAAAGTCAACCAACTCTTCTTCATCTACCAATCAAGAATCCTCAGTTCAGAATGATATTGGAGCAAAAACTAACATCGAGAGTCTTTCAGGCACTGTAACTACCGATATGTGTTCTACAGCAGCCTTACCTTCAGCGTCTCTGCCTTTGTCATCTGGACCAGCTAAAACAGAAACTACAGGGGAACAGCTCCCAGAAAAAAGAACTCAAGTGAGTTGTCCCTTGCCTTCGACGACAACAAGTGTTTTACCAACAACGTCTCCACCTGTATCGAAATCACAACAACCTCAGGTTTTGGTAAGTGCTGTAACCCCCGCCAGTCATTGTCCATCTCCAGTGACTCCTGTAGCATCAACTCTACAACCAGCAGCTGTAGTAAGTGTTAAAACAACAACCTCATTGAGTACGCAACCTGCAGCATCAACTGAGTCATCTTCTACAGCCTCAGTAAGCCGGCGAGTAGTTCTTGGAGGTTCCCAAGGCATCGCGATGGGACAATCACCTGTGGTCCCATCGGCCCAGTCAGTGCCAGTCAAAGTAGTAGCTGCGTCACCCACGGTATTAACAACAACAGTTACCAGAGGTATTGCTCCACAGAAAACAGCCATTACTGTACGACCACAAGGGCAAGCGAGCCATTATATACCTATAGGACCAAAGCCCATACTCCCTTCTCCGAGGCCACCTGGTGTTGCCACTGGTGTCCAAGGATCCAGTGTGGTGAGAATCAGTACCCAGCCTGCAGCTGCCTCGAGGCAGCAGACTAACCTGGCTCCTGTGAATAGCATAGCTGCGTTGGTTGCAAGTATTCCAACATCTGGTGCAACCATTGGACCAACACAGCTTATTAAGCTAGTCACCCCGGATGGTAAGACCTTGACCCTGCAGGGGTCGCAGCTGGCTGCTATTGCCCAGCAGGCAGCGTCCCCAATGGGGCTTGCTGTACCGAAGACGATAACAGTACAAGTTGCAACAACTGCCGTGCAGCAGAATTCACCCGCAACTGTCCAAAAGACGATCGGCGTCAAAACACCGGGCGCCAGCATCACTGTGCAGAGAACACAACCACAAGTTGCACTAGCAAAACCTCAAGTTGTCATCACTGCAAAGGCTCCCCCATCCAAATTGGTGAAAGAGGAAAAGTTCCCATCGTTGGAACCGCTCACCAAAGATCCTCGTGTACTTTTGAATCGAAGGTTAGCCAAGTGGCCGTTGCGGCACTCGGTAAAGAGCGTGTTCGCACTCCGAAAACACGAACGTCGAAAACTCGGTAGGAAAGCGGGGATGAAAGAGGTCAATGGATTCTCCTACACGTCGCGGGGTGTTGTAAAACACTGGCCTGCGGGAATACCTCGTCCTTCCTTCAAGGTGGCATGGCGCTTCCGTACCCAGAGTTTAAAGACACTGGCTGGTGCAGGGCTCCAGCTCAGGATTCTGCAGTCCTGTTTGAAATGGGAAGAGATGAATATCAGGCCGCCTCGTGGGAATAGCAACACTGTGTACACAAGCTCGG GTACTACGACAACAGAGATTACAGACAGGAAATTCGTTTCCTTGGATGGTCTCTGCTGCAAGTATCTCGTGCGTAAAACCGTGCGTACTCTAACCAAACCTATGGCAGAACCACCTCGTCCGGCCCCCACCAAGAGCAAGAGAGGTCGAACGCTGAGGCCTAAGATTGTCCTACAGCCTGACGATGAGGACGAGGCCTCAGTTCCGTCTGGACCGCGAATCTTGGAAGCTTGGTACCCAGAG GCAAAGCTTGAACTTTGGGAGATACGTCAGTATCACGAGCGAATCGACCGTGAGAGAGCCTTGGAACGAGAGAAGAAGGAACAGGAGGAAGCCATCCGCAGGGCAGCGGAAATGCGCGCCGCCGCGCTTCAACGGAAACAACAAGAACAGCAGACGCGGCAGCAACAGCAGCATCTGCTGaagatgaacaagaaaaaagttcagAATGCCATCAAGACTCAGCAACGAAAGGGGACTGGTAACAAACCCATTGTTGTTAATCAGCCTGTTACTTTAAAGCCTGCTGTGACTCCACCAGTACCCCTAGGAGCTCTGCGTCGAACTCTACCCGCCGTGCGCCCCGCTGTTCCCAAGCCCTCAGGGATCCAATCCGCGGGATTAAGACCGCAGATTATACCACGACCCACGGTTGCCAATTCGACACAATCTGTGCAGTGGTTACAACCCAAACCTCAGGTTTCTCAGCGTGTTCCTACTTCTGTGATTCCAAATAACGCGTCACGTGCTGCTGGGACTCCTCTTCAAGGCGGATTAGCGAGTAACACAG TTACTCGCCCTGCCCCTGCAGTGCCCTTGTCCACAGTTGCCGGAGTCCGGTCCAACCCTATGGCAACATCCAGGATGAAGCATTCCTCTAAAGATCAAGTCAAGCAGACAGTCAAGACAAAATCTCGCAAGGGGGGAGGGGCTATGCCCATGTTGCATCATAAAAAATATGTGACTTTAGAATCGAGACAAGACGTGAACAG ACTTGCCATTTGTCGAAAAGTTCTTGATGGCATTTTGGATAAGATTGATCGAAATGAAGATGCTGAAcggaaaaaagaagagaaaaaacgCGCAAAGGAAGAAAACCAGGCACTTAGACTGGAACGCcagaaagcaaacaaactcaGTATTTTACTTCAGAAGCGAAAGGAGGCGCTTAAACGGGAATTGATGCGTAAAAGGGATCTCCTGGAGAGAGATCTGATATTAGAGCTTCAGCAGCAGCAGCAGACCATAAAGAACAAACGAAAGCAAGGGGCTACAGAGAGAAGGAACTCACAGAGTACACCAGAAGGGCCCAAGgccaagaagaagaaaattgaagaagaacGGCTCTTTTGCATTTGTAAAAAACCCTACGACCCATCCCA ATTTTACATCGGATGTGACATGTGTGCAAACTGGTTTCACGGAAGTTGTGTCCAGATCTCTCCAGACGTTGCACGAAGTATGGATGAGTGGACTTGTGCCGAGTGTGCCCAAGCTCGCCGTGGAGTGGAGGAGGAAGAACTCTATTGTTTGTGTCGCCAGCCATATGACGAGAAAAA gTTCTACATCGGCTGTGATAAATGCCAGGACTGGTTTCACGGAGCATGTGTTGGAATCACACCTGTTGAAGCTGAAAATATCGAGTATTACACTTGCCCGCGGTGCACTCAGTCTCAGGCTCAAGCGAACAAGCAGCCGCTGACCGGCAAAGACTACGATTCACTTAAACGATTGCATAGATCGTTACAG AGCCATAAAATGGCGTGGCCTTTCCTAGAGGGTGTCAATGCAGATGAGGTTCCCGAGTATTATGACGTCATCACTGATCCAATGG ACTTGTCCAAAGTCGAGGAACGTCTGAATTCCAAGTCTTACTCGTGCCTGGAATCGTTCGTCGGTGATGTAACCAAGATTTTTGACAACTGCCGCTACTTCAACCAGAGAGATTCACCGTACTACCGCTGTGCTGAAGTATTGGAAAGCTTTTTTGTGCAAAAACTACGGGCGTTGAAAACCAGAAAATAG
- the LOC131787995 gene encoding aminoacyl tRNA synthase complex-interacting multifunctional protein 2-like: MAAAGSLISMYHHPTYYEDTAVPLPNCMYGLPSYYPTSSKLEDRKAQLPSSSLQSLERKQEDILRELNGLKTSVQEVAKLLGVSLPRPKGKVSPTTCDFVMSASPSDPPLIISTLQHIMKQRGLSHTTAMFSHSSVKQPIPDAVRMQFQNFSKCSKGVGRAPIILTIVWKEVGDLPSLVVSPSGHNPLTGEITIARFLCRTFLPDLYGNLTPEESACVDNWIDKSLASSKERTAALKSPELKLAKQWILGGKMTLADIVLACSIVKQNGADHVHDDVRKWMMRIPGLLTK, encoded by the exons ATGGCGGCTGCAGGTTCCTTAATCTCTATGTATCACCATCCGACATATTACGAAGATACGGCTGTACCGCTTCCAAATTGTATGTATGGCCTGCCCAGCTACTATCCGACGAGTTCAAAACTTGAG GACCGCAAGGCACAGCTGCCGTCATCGAGTCTTCAGAGTCTCGAAAGAAAACAAGAGGATATTCTTCGTGAACTGAATGGCCTGAAAACTTCCGTTCAAGAAGTTGCCAAGCTACTGGGAGTTTCTCTTCCGCGTCCAAAAGGGAAA GTTTCTCCAACAACATGTGATTTTGTGATGTCTGCTTCACCGAGTGACCCTCCACTTATTATCAGCACCCTACAACATATTATGAAGCAGAGAGGGCTTTCCCATACAACAGCCATGTTCAGCCACTCGTCAGTGAAACAACCTATTCCTGATGCTGTCAGAATGCAGTTTCAGAACTTCTCCAAATGTAGTAAAGGAGTTGGGCGTGCCCCAATCATTTTAACTATTGTTTGGAAAGAAG TGGGAGATCTTCCTTCTCTAGTAGTGTCTCCATCTGGCCACAATCCATTGACTGGTGAAATAACAATTGCTCGCTTCCTCTGCCGCACATTTCTCCCTGACTTGTATGGTAATTTAACACCTGAAGAGTCTGCATGTGTGGACAACTGGATTGACAAATCACTAGCAAGTAGCAAAGAGCGAACTGCTGCCTTAAAAAGTCCTGAATTAAAGCTTGCAAAACAGTGGATTCTTGGCGGGAAAATGACCTTGGCTGATATTGTACTTGCCTGTAGCATTGTTAAGCAGAATGGTGCAGATCATGTACATGATGATGTGAGGAAATGGATGATGAGGATTCCTGGACTTTTGACAAAGTAA